The region CCCGTCGACTCCCCCGCCGCCTGGATTGCCTCTTCGACCGTGGGGCGCGAGATGTGGCCCCAGGCGACGAACCGGGCCACCTTGCAGGTGCTGCGGTACAGCGTGTTGTTCCGCCCGTGAGGGCCGCCCTCACTGGCGCCCCGGATGACGGCGCATTCCCGCTCCAGTGCGGTGCGGGCGGCTTTGGTGCCGTCCCACACTGGCGTCGGGACGGGCGCCGCCGCCGGTTTGGCGGTCTCGGTGAGGAGCGTGGCGAGCCACGCGGGGAGCGGCGCGACGGGCGCCGCCTCAGCGACTTCGTAGACGCCCTGCTCGGTGGTGCTGCCGGGCGCCACGACATAGCCGCCCCAGGCACGGGTGTCGATGTGCGGGGCGAGCCGCTTCACGCTGCACTTCAACTGGATACCGGGCGGGGCGGTGAAGTACAGGTGGCTGCCCCCGCTGGGAGTCCGCACCTGGTAGGTGAGCGGGAGTGGCTGTCCGGCGCGCTCGCAGAGCGTCTTGAAAGAAGTGGCGCCGTCAGGCGCTCCTTCCTGCTCTTCCGGT is a window of Streptomyces sp. NBC_00271 DNA encoding:
- a CDS encoding bifunctional DNA primase/polymerase, translated to MSEPMTVALESLHLLAAALLSAERGWPVIPLHPNTKRPAGHPERACPRTGRCAGGHRTPEQRATTDASLIQTAWANRPYNVGIATGPAGLLVVDLDVPKPEEQEGAPDGATSFKTLCERAGQPLPLTYQVRTPSGGSHLYFTAPPGIQLKCSVKRLAPHIDTRAWGGYVVAPGSTTEQGVYEVAEAAPVAPLPAWLATLLTETAKPAAAPVPTPVWDGTKAARTALERECAVIRGASEGGPHGRNNTLYRSTCKVARFVAWGHISRPTVEEAIQAAGESTGLPAAECRTTIRSAMEWLLTNATPREAV